From the genome of Candidatus Binatia bacterium:
TGGTGATCGCTTATCATCTGCTAACTCGCAAACAAGTTTATTCCGACCTCGGTGTTAACTACTTTGATGAACGTGACCGTCAGGCAGTAACAAAACGCTGCCTCAACCGGCTGCAAAGACTCGGTTACCAAGTCACGTTGGGAGAAATTGCCGATGGCGGCGTGAATTCATTTTCATAAGAGGCACGGAGAACGCGAAGGAGTTTTCTTTCGTTTCGGTCTCTCTCTCGTCCGAAAGCAAGGGAATGGCTTTCTCTGTGATCTCTGTGTCTCTGCGGTGAATAAAAAACGAATCGAGAGATTATTCACTCCCTCTCCGCCCCAGCTTCTCGATCAGAGCGGCGATCTCTTCGAGACGCGCGCGGGCTTCGCCTTCGGCTTTTTTGATCTCTTCGGCGGGCGCGCCTTTGTGGACCGCGTCCTCGTAGTTCGTCATCGCGATGCCGAAGACTTTTAGCAGGCGGCGCGTTTCGTCGGAAGGCATAGACAACTCTGAAAATTAGAGTTTTGGAGTACTGGAGTCCTGGAGTTTTGGAGTTCGGACCCACACCCATTACTCCATTACTCCGCTACTCCATTACTCCATGAGTTTTAGCTCTCTCCGTTTCTCGTCGGGAACCATTCCGTCCTTCGTCCATCCCCTTGCCCGGTAATACCCCTGGATCATCTCGTGCAGCTCGTCCGGCGTTAAGCCTACACCCTGGGCAACGCCGGTGGGAAGAACCTCACTCAACAAACGCTCGGGCAGCCAGTCGTCTTCGGATCGCCAGCCTTCGCGCACGTTGAAGAGCTTCTTCATCGTGTGGATGCGCTCGCCGACGCGCCTCAGCTCCGCGGCGGAAAAATTCCATCCGGTAACCTTTTCGAGAAGCTCCGCCGATTCGCCGTAGAAATCGGTGAAGCACTTGCGGAGAAATTTACAAACGATCAATGAATCCAGCACCGCGGCAAAATCTTCCGAAGCCGCGACCAAGTCGCCGCGTCCCGGATCGGAGCGCAAGCGGTCCACCGCGCCGGAAAAATCGGCTTCATAGGCGCCGGAGCGGTTGTGGCAGGCTCCGCGCGGGCTGACCGCGAGACCCAGAGCCATGGTCTTCAAGCTCCGCGGCTCGTAGCCGGGAAGCTCCAGTCCTTTGACGTGCATCGCCCAATACGAGCTTTCTCCGCCGAGTTGAAGCGCGGCGCGGCGCGAGCCTTCGGCCAACAACTCGCCCGCCCCTTCGCGCCCGGCGATCGCCGAAATCGCGCTGAGAAAACCTTCGGCCTCGCCGAAGCGCAAACGAAGGTCCCCATTCTTTGGTAGGAGTCCGTTCTCGCTGCATTCCATCGCCCAGGCGAGCGTGCCGCCGGTGCTGATGGTATCGAGACCGTACAAATCGCAGAGACGCGCCGCCTGGAGCACCGCCTCGGGATCTTTGATGCCGCAAAGCGGGCCGAGAGCGAACAGCGTCTCGTATTCCAGCCGCTGCTCTTCTCCGTTGATGGATTTGAACAGACGCTCGCAGCGGATCGTGCACGACGCGCAGCCGTGCCGCCGGCTGAAATGATTCTCCGTCAGCGTTTCGCCGCTTAAATTCTCGCTGTCGTCGAAGGTCGATTGCTGAAAATTTCGCGTCGGCAATGTGCCGAGGCTGTTAAACACCGCGAGATTCGCGACCGTGCCGATGCTGCGATATTTTTCCGTGAGCGTGCCCAGACTCGCGCGGCGGAGCCGATCCGCGATCGCTTCCACGCCCGGCGCGTCGGCGACGGAAATCTCCCGGTCGCCGCGGAGCGCGATCGCTTTCAGATTCTTCGAGCCCATCACGGCGCCGACGCCGCCGCGTCCGGCGTGGCGGCCTTCATTGCTGATCGTTGCGAAGCGCACCCGATTCTCCCCTGCTTGGCCGATCGCCGCGACGCGGGTTTCCAGATATTCGGATCGAATCAGCGCTTCGGTCTCGCCCGGACTTTTGCCGCGGAGGTGTTCGGCTTCCCGGATCTCGACGTTGTCGTTGTCGATGAAAATATAAACCATGGACAAGGACCGGCCGGTGATCACGATCGCGTCGAGCCCGACACGCTTCAGTTCAAGCGCGAAGTGGCTCGACGAAAGCGAGTCGGCGATAAAACCCGTCAGCGGCGATTTCGTGACGACGGCAAATTTCGCCGTCGTCGTAAGGTCCGTCCCGACCAAAGGCGCGCTGGTGAAGATCAGGGGATTTTCGGGAGAAAACGGCTCGACGCCCGGCGGCGCGTAGTCGTAGAGGAGACTCGTGCCAAGCCCGATGCCGCCTAGGAACGCGCGCCGGCGCGACTCTTCGAGATCGCGCCGCTGATGTTTCCTGGAACTCAAGTCGATATGAAGCAATCGGCCGTGAAAGCCGTGCATGCTATCCTCCAGCGTCCGCGGCGAGAATGAAGATTTTATCGCCCGGTTTGATCCTGGCGGCAGGATTGCGAACGAAATCCAAACCGTTCAAGTTGCAGGCGTATCCGTTGAACAGCGCGCCGCTCTCGGCGTTGATCACCCGGCCCGCCAGAACCGGAAGCCTTTCTGCCAGCGCCGAAAAGACATCGGAAAGCGTCGCCTCCTGCGGCAGCGACAGAGAAACCTCTTTCGTTTTTGCCAGCAGACGCGGAACGCCGAAAAGCTCGACGGTGCAGGTGAGCGGCGGAGTTTGCCGGCTCTTTTTCCATATCGCCACGGCGGTCTGATATTCTTCCGGGCTGTTCATGTTGAAAAAGCTCAAGCCGTCGGGATCGAAGCGGCGGATTTCCTCTTCTTCGACCTTTCGCGTGCGCACTTTATCGTAGAGAAAAATCGGCCTGAGCTCGCGGCGCTCGAGCTGCTCTTTGAGCAGCGGCGCGACGCTTCTGCGATAAACCGCGCAGAGCGGCTGGAAGCGCTCCTGCCAGTACGGTACGACGACGTCGCAATCTGAAATTTGAGATACGAGATGGGAGATCAGCGACGCGTTGAGGAAGGGAACGTCGCACGAGGTCACGAAGCAGAATTCACCGTGCGCAGCCGAGAGTCCATAATAGATGCCGCCGACGGGACCCTGATAAGCGACTTCGTCGCGAACGATCGTTACGTTGAGTTCATTGGGTTTGTTGGGTTCATTGGGTTTGTTGAGTTTTTGGGGTTGGTTGAGTTCGTTGGCTTGGGAACTCAATAAACTCGATAACTCAAGAAACTGTTGTCCCGGCGCCGCGACGACGACGACTTCGGGAAATAATCGATTCAGAGCGCGCGCGACGTGAACGACGAGCGGCTCGCCGTCGAAAAGAAGCAGGGCCTTGGGACTGCCCATGCGCGAGCTTTTTCCGCCGGTGAGAATGACCGCGGCGGCATTCTTTGCGGATGGACCGTTGTGCACTTCTACGCCCGCTCCCATGATCGCCCGCGGGCCACGTCACTTAATTTCTCTAACATTGGAATGAGAGCTTTCTTGATTCGGATCGGCAACGTCTTCGGACGGCGCTCCCCGATCGAGCCAGGTTCGAAAATCCTTGAGAGAGTGTGCCAAGCGCCATTCTTCGTAAACCGCTCTTGCCATGGCAGCCGCCGGTCCGGTCAGCTCCGGGTCGACGCAGGTCGCCGGATAACTCAGCAGCCAGGCTTCGAACGCCTCCGGCTCGGGGTCGTCTTCGACCGCCCGTTTCAGCAGCTCCCGCTTGACCGTGAGCCCGATCGCGTCGGGCGTTTGATCGCGCTTGCGTCTTTTCCTCCGCCCCTCCGATGCTTCGAGCGCGGCAAGCAAAGCTTTGCAGACTTCCGCGGGGCGCACCGATTCTGCCACGTTTCTTCTCCAGGGGGATAATCTATCACTCGCGGCGGCTTTGTCCACGCGCCGTTACGTCGAGGGAATAGCCCGGTCCTTGCGGGCGCCCATAGCCGCGCTCGATGGCCGCCAGGTCTAGGTCCACGCTCGCGAGATCGTCGAGCATGATCCTGCCGGCAGGGCTCGCCTGGAGGGTCGTGAAAGTTTTTACGTAACCGAGACAGCGCTTGCAGGCTTCGATCGCGCGGCTCGCGCCGGCTTTTTCCGGGATCAGCGAAACGAGCTGGTTGTGGTCGGTCATGCCGCAGTAGGGGCAAGTTAAAGCTCGCGCCTGCCATTCGCCGGCGCAGCGGCCGCAGCGGAGATAGCGGCTCCGCTCGATGCCGCGCACTTCGGCAAAGGCGGGCCAGGCGCCGCACACCGGACAATATCCTTCCATCCAGCTTTTTGCGATCGAACCGCCCCAGCGGCGATTGCAGGCGTGCAGAAAAGGGACGGGAATCAGCGCCGCGACCGCTTGAAACGCCTCCGCGTCGGCGCCGATAGCCGAAGCGATTTCCTTAAGGCGGTCGCCGTCCTGACACAATGAAGCTTCGAACAACGTGATAATATCGAACGAAGCGCGCGCCGCAGGCTGGAGCGTGGCCATCTTCTCGGTGCCGCTCCGGCCGGCGGTGCGAATCAACTCCTCTATCCAGCGGCGGAGTAAATTCCCATCGAGGCCTAGCTTGGCGCCGGACAGAAGCGGAACCTTGCTTTCCTGCGGCTCGGCGCGAGCGGGGACGAGCGAGTCCCAGCGAGCGCCGGCGCTTTCGCCGAGAACCTTCTCGACCACGGTAAGCCAGGGCTCCCACTCAGGACGCTGGCGTCCAAGTTCTTGTAGGGCGGTATCGACCGGCGCCGTCATCGGCGGCTGAGCTGGTCCGCCTGGCGGGCCCCCTCTAAGGACGGATGCTGGCTCTTGATGAGCTTAGGCGTTTTATTGAAGGGATCGGCGCCTTCGTGCATGCGCACGACTTTCCCGCGATTTCCAATGTCCGCGCCGGGGCCGCCGCCGGGCGTTCGGTTTATCTCCGGACTTGCGCAGGCGGCGAGAATGGAAAGAGCGGCTAAAAAAATAATCGGATTGAATCTCACGTCATACTCCTTGGGCCGAGAAGACGATGACCAGGCGAAGAATGAAACCGCCGATCAAGACCAGCGCGGCGGACGCGGTCACGTTGAGATCGCCGAGCCATTGCTTGCGCGAGTAGAGCGCCAACGGGATCAGCATGCCGAAAAGGATGACGCCGATAAAGAGCAAGGCGCCCCAGGCGCTGAGCCATGCGCGAAACACCGGACCGAGGGATATCATGAGGGCGATCAAAACGACGAATTCCAACGCGATGACCCACGCGTCCATGCGGTGCAGCGCGTGCAGGCCCGGCGCCGTCAAACGGGATTTCCTCGCCAGCAAAATCATCAGCGCGGCGGAGATCGAGGCCGCCGAAACGACGAACAGCATGCCGAGGAGCGGGGTGTCGGACCAGATCGGCCGGTTGGTGACGGCAAGCAGGACTCCCGTGTAGCCCGCGACGAAAAACCCCAAAAGACCGCCGATCACGGAAAGTATCGCTCCCAATGGCGACGGCGATCGGAAGCCGCGCGCCGCCGGCCAGCGCAAGCGGCCCGCCTCATGGAGCGCGCTCAGGAATGAAAGCAACGAAAAGATTCCGAAAATGAGGAGCGCCCACGACCCGATTGACATCGGCGACCAGGGCTTGAACATCGGACGAAACGTATGCGACTCGAGCAGCATGTGCCAGAACCGGTCCGGCCGGTTGAGATCGAGAGTGAGAAGGATGCCGCTCAAAATGATGCAGGGAAAAGAAATATAATAGCCGATGCGCGCGAGCGGGCGGTCTTCCGGCCTGCCGAAGAAATCGATCAGGACGGCGAGAAAATAGCAGCCGCCGGCGAGCCCGCCGACGAAAAAGTAAAGGACGATGAACCAGCCCCAGTCCGGCGGAGCGCTGAAGAACGTGCTTGAGGGAACGGTGTTCATGGCCGCTCCTCCCCCGCGTTTGCGCCGCGGTTACGGAAACTGATGACTCCCATGAGGCCGACCACGATCGCCCCCAGGGCGGAGAACCACGAACCCAATTTGAGATTGCGCGAAGGCATCTTGGGATCGGGCGGCAGGCCGTAGACTTCCGGTTTGTCCACCAATAAGTAAAACGAGTTGAGCCCGCCGAGCATTTTGTCGTCCGCGCCGTAGAGATACGCTCTCTTCTCTCCCGTCTGGTGGAGCTGGTCCACTCGTTTCTGCGCCCTTCCCTTCAGCTCTTTGATGGTCCCGAACTGAATCGACTGCGTCGGGCAAGCCTTCGAGCAGGCCGGCTCCAGGCCGCTTTGCAGCCGGTCGTAACAGAGCGTGCACTTCTGCGCGGTGCCGGAGGCGGGGTTGATCTCGATGACGCCGAACGGGCAGGCCGAGATGCAGTCGCGGCAGCCGTTGCAGGTGTCCGATTGAATGACGACCGTGTCGAACTCCGTGCGGATGATCGCGTTCGTCGGGCAGACTTCGAGACACGCGGCGTGAACGCAGTGCTTGCACACGTCGCTCATCAACAGCCAGCGTCCGTCTTTCCGGTCCTCGGTGAACTGTTCGACGAATTTCACGTGGCGCCAATGGATGCCGTCGAGCGCGCGCGTGTTGTCGTAGCTGTCGCCGGAGAGAGTGCCCACGCCGCCGTTGGTGCTGGGGAGCTGGTTCCACTCCTTGCAGGCGACTTCGCATGCTTTGCAACCGATGCACACCGTGGTGTCGGTGTAGAATCCCATGGGTTCAGGTTGAGCAGCCATTTCCCGACCTCCTATGATGAACGCTCACGCACCGCGTTCTTTCTTACTCGCGCCATGCCTGTCCTGAGCTTGTCGAAGGACCTCACGCCTTCTCGACGTTGCACACGAACGCCTTGCCTTCGTGCATCGAGACGTTCGGATCGGCGATGAGGGACGTCAACTCGTTGACGACATCTCCCGTCGATAGACCTTCGTAACCCCAGTGCCACGGCATGCCGACCTGGTGAATCACTTTGCCGTCGATCTTGAACGGCCGCATCCGGCGCGTGACGAGAGCCTTGGCGCGGATCTGCGTGCGCGGGCTGGAAATCTTGCACCAGTCGAGGTTCTTGATGCCTTTCTCCTGCGCCAGCTCGGGGCTGATCTCGACGAAAAGCTCGGGCTGCAGCTCGTTGAGCCACGGCAGCCAGCGGCTCATGCCGCCCGCGAGGTAGTGCTCGGTCAAGCGATAGGTTGTCAGAACATAGGGGAACTTCGGATCGCCCATCTTGGCCAGATCGTTGCCGTCTCCCTTCCAATGCTTATAGACCGGGCTCGTCTGCTGTTTGTAGAGCGAATTGGGGACCGGCGACTCGACCGGCTCATAGTGCGTCGGCAGCGGCCCGTCCACGAGGCCTCCAGGAACGAAAAGCCAACCGAGCCCGTCCGGCCGCATGATAAACGGCGCCGTTCCGGGGAGCGCGTCCATGCCGGCCGCGCCGGGTTTAGGTTTGTCGTTAGGCGGCTTCGTCGCGATGTAGTCCGGAACATCGTAGCCGGCCCATTTCTTCGCCTCCGCATCCCACCAGACCCACTTTTTCTTTTCGCTCCAGGGCTTGCCATCGGGATCGGCCGAGGCGCGGTTGTACATCACCCGCCGGTTCGCCGGCCAGGCCCAACCCCACTGAAGATGGGCACCCGGCTGTCCGGGCGCGTCGGGGATGCGCCTATCGGCGAGCAGCTTACCCGGTCCGGGATAGACGCCCGAGTAGATCCACGATGCGCACGTAGTCGAGCCGTCGTCTTTGAGCTCGCCGAAACCGACGCAGTGGCGCGCGGGATCTTCGGTGAAAAAGCCGTTGATCTCTTTCAGTATCTTCAGCGCCGAAGGCTCGCCCTTCTTGCGCTCGGCTTCGTTCTCGTGCTCATAGTCCCAGACGACGTTTTTCCATCCCTCGTCGCGCGGCGCCGTCGAATTGGCGTAAAGCTTCTTAAGCCGTTTGCCGAGATCGTAGCTGAACAAGGTGTCGGACCGGCAATCGCCGGGGGCCTCGGCGGCTTTGTGATGAAACTGCAACATCCGCTGCGTGTTCGTGAAGGTGCCTTCGAGCTCGGCGACCTGCGTCGCCGGCAAGTAGAACACTTCAGTCTTGATGTCGGCCGTCTTCACCTCGCCGTTTTTGACTTCCGGCGCATTCTTCCAGTAATTTGCCGTCTCGGTGATCCAGTTGTCCTTAACGACCAGCCACTCGAGCTTCCTGAGACCCGCCCGCTCCAGCTTGGCGTTAAGGGAGGTGGCCGGGTTCTGCCCGATGCAGATCATCCCCTTAACCTTGCCGGCGTTCATTGCCGCGAACATGGCCATGTGCGAATGGTCGCCGAGAATCTTCGGATGCCAGTCGTAGCCGAACTGGTTCTCCTTGGTCGCGGCGTCGCCGTACATGGACTTGAGATAGGAGACCATGAATTTCGGCATGTTCGCCCAATACCCCGTCGGTATTAACTCGGTCGCGATGTAATCTTGCAGCGTTTCGTGCTTCCTCAGCGCCGACGGTGCGTTCAGATAGCCCTGGATCGAGTGATAGAGGGTGGGGATATCCGTGGAGCCTTGAATGGACGCGTGGCCGCGGAGCGCCATGACGCCCGCGCCCGGCCGGCCGATGTTGCCGAGCAAAAGCTGCAGCAGCGCGCAGGCGCCGATGATCTGGACGCCGTAGGTGTGCTGCGTCCAGGCGACGGCGTAGGCGAATGAAGTCGTCCGCTCCGCGCCTGAATTGGCCAGGATAGTCTCGGCGATCTTGAGGAACTGCTCCTTCGGGCAGCCGGTGGCTTTCTCGACCATCTCCGGCGTGTAGCGGGCGAAATGCCGCTTGACGATTTGAAACACACAGCGCGGATTCTGGAGCGTCTCATCCTTCAGCACCGGCGGACGTACCAACGATCCTACGAGCGGGGCGAATCCTTCCCCCGGTTTGAGTTCAGGCTTTGCAGCCGGCGCCGCCGCAGCCTTCTCCCGGGCGTATTGCCAGGTCGCTCCGTCGTACTGATTGATAAAACCGTTGAACGGCCATTCGGGTACGCCGCCCTTGGCCGGCGCGAGGCCGGAAAAAACTCCGTTTAAATCCTCGGTATCCTTGAAGTCATCGTTGATGATCGTGGCGGCGTTCGTGTAGTTCGCGACGAATTTCTTGAAGAACGGGTCCTTGTTCCACTTCTCGCTGTCGAGAACGTATTTGATGACGCCGCCCAGAAAGGCGATGTCGGAGCCCGCGCGCACCGGCGCGTAGATATCGGCGACGGCGCTCGTGCGGGTAAACCGCGGGTCGACGTGGATGATCTTGGCGCCGTGCTCGACCTTGGCCTTCATCGGCCAGCGGAAGGCGACGGGGTGGTTCTCCGCCATGTTGGAGCCCATGACGACGATGCAGTCGGAGTCGTACATGCTGCGGGGGTAGAGGGTGGCCGCGCCGCGGCCGAATCGTGTCCCCAGACCGGGGACGCTAGAGCTGTGTCATATCCGCGCCTGGTTCTCTATCGCCACGATGCCGAGGCCGCGCATGAGCTTTTGATGCACGTGGTTGAACTCGACCTCGAGCGTGGCGCCGCCGAGGGCGAAGATGGCGGGCGTCATGTTGACGATTTTGCCGTCGGGGAGTTTTTCAATGAAGGTCTCGTCGCGCGTTTTCTTCACCAGCTCCGTGATCCGGTTCATCGCGCGCTCGAGGTCCCAGACCTCCCAGTCGGCCGTTCCCGGTGCGCGGTGTAGAACCTGAGTGGGACGGTTGGGATTGACGTGAAGCTGGAAGATCGCGGCTCCTTTGGGGCAGAGCGTTCCCTCGTTGTGCGGACTCCGCGGGTCGCCCTCGATGTTGACGATCTGCCCATTCACCGTGTGAATGAGCGTGCCGCATCCGACGGAGCAGTAGGGGCAAACGCTGGGGGTCACCTTTGCGTCTTTGATCCTGAGCTCCTGCGCCCGGGCCACGGTCGGGCCCAGGTTCACTCCCGATCCGACCAGACCTCCCAGCGCCGTGCCGCCGGCTGTGGCGACGGACAGCCGGAGAAAATCGCGTCTCGAAACGTCCATAAAACCTCCTCTGGATCAGCGACGTTAGCGAACGGAAAAGACATCAAGCCACTAGCTCGCCACTATACCAGTCGCTTATCTCTGTCAAGTAAAATTTCAGCCTCTCGTCCGGCCTCTCGATAAGCTAATTTTATAGGCACGGATTGGGAGATAAAACTGGGTACCGTGCGGCGGGCCAAGAAACAAGCATGCCCATCGTTACGCCCGGCAATGGCGGGCTATGGCGCGAGCCCCGGGGCGACTGAGGAGTACTCTTGTCTTGTATTCCGCAGGGAGCGCGGAGGTCGATGAAACGTAGTCAGGTGAGGTTTATTGGCCCGCCGCTAATTAGCCCGACTCAACCGCC
Proteins encoded in this window:
- a CDS encoding aldehyde ferredoxin oxidoreductase family protein; amino-acid sequence: MHGFHGRLLHIDLSSRKHQRRDLEESRRRAFLGGIGLGTSLLYDYAPPGVEPFSPENPLIFTSAPLVGTDLTTTAKFAVVTKSPLTGFIADSLSSSHFALELKRVGLDAIVITGRSLSMVYIFIDNDNVEIREAEHLRGKSPGETEALIRSEYLETRVAAIGQAGENRVRFATISNEGRHAGRGGVGAVMGSKNLKAIALRGDREISVADAPGVEAIADRLRRASLGTLTEKYRSIGTVANLAVFNSLGTLPTRNFQQSTFDDSENLSGETLTENHFSRRHGCASCTIRCERLFKSINGEEQRLEYETLFALGPLCGIKDPEAVLQAARLCDLYGLDTISTGGTLAWAMECSENGLLPKNGDLRLRFGEAEGFLSAISAIAGREGAGELLAEGSRRAALQLGGESSYWAMHVKGLELPGYEPRSLKTMALGLAVSPRGACHNRSGAYEADFSGAVDRLRSDPGRGDLVAASEDFAAVLDSLIVCKFLRKCFTDFYGESAELLEKVTGWNFSAAELRRVGERIHTMKKLFNVREGWRSEDDWLPERLLSEVLPTGVAQGVGLTPDELHEMIQGYYRARGWTKDGMVPDEKRRELKLME
- a CDS encoding NTP transferase domain-containing protein gives rise to the protein MGAGVEVHNGPSAKNAAAVILTGGKSSRMGSPKALLLFDGEPLVVHVARALNRLFPEVVVVAAPGQQFLELSSLLSSQANELNQPQKLNKPNEPNKPNELNVTIVRDEVAYQGPVGGIYYGLSAAHGEFCFVTSCDVPFLNASLISHLVSQISDCDVVVPYWQERFQPLCAVYRRSVAPLLKEQLERRELRPIFLYDKVRTRKVEEEEIRRFDPDGLSFFNMNSPEEYQTAVAIWKKSRQTPPLTCTVELFGVPRLLAKTKEVSLSLPQEATLSDVFSALAERLPVLAGRVINAESGALFNGYACNLNGLDFVRNPAARIKPGDKIFILAADAGG
- a CDS encoding formate dehydrogenase accessory protein FdhE, translating into MTAPVDTALQELGRQRPEWEPWLTVVEKVLGESAGARWDSLVPARAEPQESKVPLLSGAKLGLDGNLLRRWIEELIRTAGRSGTEKMATLQPAARASFDIITLFEASLCQDGDRLKEIASAIGADAEAFQAVAALIPVPFLHACNRRWGGSIAKSWMEGYCPVCGAWPAFAEVRGIERSRYLRCGRCAGEWQARALTCPYCGMTDHNQLVSLIPEKAGASRAIEACKRCLGYVKTFTTLQASPAGRIMLDDLASVDLDLAAIERGYGRPQGPGYSLDVTARGQSRRE
- the nrfD gene encoding NrfD/PsrC family molybdoenzyme membrane anchor subunit — its product is MNTVPSSTFFSAPPDWGWFIVLYFFVGGLAGGCYFLAVLIDFFGRPEDRPLARIGYYISFPCIILSGILLTLDLNRPDRFWHMLLESHTFRPMFKPWSPMSIGSWALLIFGIFSLLSFLSALHEAGRLRWPAARGFRSPSPLGAILSVIGGLLGFFVAGYTGVLLAVTNRPIWSDTPLLGMLFVVSAASISAALMILLARKSRLTAPGLHALHRMDAWVIALEFVVLIALMISLGPVFRAWLSAWGALLFIGVILFGMLIPLALYSRKQWLGDLNVTASAALVLIGGFILRLVIVFSAQGV
- a CDS encoding 4Fe-4S dicluster domain-containing protein gives rise to the protein MAAQPEPMGFYTDTTVCIGCKACEVACKEWNQLPSTNGGVGTLSGDSYDNTRALDGIHWRHVKFVEQFTEDRKDGRWLLMSDVCKHCVHAACLEVCPTNAIIRTEFDTVVIQSDTCNGCRDCISACPFGVIEINPASGTAQKCTLCYDRLQSGLEPACSKACPTQSIQFGTIKELKGRAQKRVDQLHQTGEKRAYLYGADDKMLGGLNSFYLLVDKPEVYGLPPDPKMPSRNLKLGSWFSALGAIVVGLMGVISFRNRGANAGEERP
- a CDS encoding molybdopterin-dependent oxidoreductase; translated protein: MDVSRRDFLRLSVATAGGTALGGLVGSGVNLGPTVARAQELRIKDAKVTPSVCPYCSVGCGTLIHTVNGQIVNIEGDPRSPHNEGTLCPKGAAIFQLHVNPNRPTQVLHRAPGTADWEVWDLERAMNRITELVKKTRDETFIEKLPDGKIVNMTPAIFALGGATLEVEFNHVHQKLMRGLGIVAIENQARIUHSSSVPGLGTRFGRGAATLYPRSMYDSDCIVVMGSNMAENHPVAFRWPMKAKVEHGAKIIHVDPRFTRTSAVADIYAPVRAGSDIAFLGGVIKYVLDSEKWNKDPFFKKFVANYTNAATIINDDFKDTEDLNGVFSGLAPAKGGVPEWPFNGFINQYDGATWQYAREKAAAAPAAKPELKPGEGFAPLVGSLVRPPVLKDETLQNPRCVFQIVKRHFARYTPEMVEKATGCPKEQFLKIAETILANSGAERTTSFAYAVAWTQHTYGVQIIGACALLQLLLGNIGRPGAGVMALRGHASIQGSTDIPTLYHSIQGYLNAPSALRKHETLQDYIATELIPTGYWANMPKFMVSYLKSMYGDAATKENQFGYDWHPKILGDHSHMAMFAAMNAGKVKGMICIGQNPATSLNAKLERAGLRKLEWLVVKDNWITETANYWKNAPEVKNGEVKTADIKTEVFYLPATQVAELEGTFTNTQRMLQFHHKAAEAPGDCRSDTLFSYDLGKRLKKLYANSTAPRDEGWKNVVWDYEHENEAERKKGEPSALKILKEINGFFTEDPARHCVGFGELKDDGSTTCASWIYSGVYPGPGKLLADRRIPDAPGQPGAHLQWGWAWPANRRVMYNRASADPDGKPWSEKKKWVWWDAEAKKWAGYDVPDYIATKPPNDKPKPGAAGMDALPGTAPFIMRPDGLGWLFVPGGLVDGPLPTHYEPVESPVPNSLYKQQTSPVYKHWKGDGNDLAKMGDPKFPYVLTTYRLTEHYLAGGMSRWLPWLNELQPELFVEISPELAQEKGIKNLDWCKISSPRTQIRAKALVTRRMRPFKIDGKVIHQVGMPWHWGYEGLSTGDVVNELTSLIADPNVSMHEGKAFVCNVEKA